GAAAAGACTCATATCTATCAAGTCTTCGCCGATTATAACGGCAGAATATTTTATCGTCTCTTCCATAAGTATCTTTTGAGCGGCATTCCGGATTCTATGAAAATTTTGTGATTAATGGAAACGAAAATATAAAAAACAATCACATAATTGTGTAATTTAAGACCGGGAGAGTAATTATTTCAATATGTTTTTTGCGACATCTCAAATTTTAAAAGTGAATGCAGAATTATTTGTAGATTTAAGCCATGGTTTTCTATTTAGTTTTGTATTGAATCAGTGAATAGAAATTATTTTAATTTACACTTGCTGTTAACTAAATTTATTATATATTTCAGATGGAAATTTTATTTAGTTCGACCAAACTACAAAAATTGGCTAATGATCACAAAAAATGCCAAAAAGAATTGGGAGCTGTCGGTGCAAAAAGATTCAACATGCGCATGTTGGATTTAAGAGATGCAATTTCTCTCGAGGACCTCAGAAATGCTCCAGGGCGGTTCCATGAATTGAAGGGAAATCGAAAAGGGCAATGGAGTTGCGACTTGGATCATCCATATCGATTAATTTTTGAACCGGTTGAAAAGCCAATCCCAACTGTTGAGTCAGGTGCTTACATCTGGGCTCAAATAAAGAAAATTAAAATAATTGAAATTGTTGACTATCATGACTAAAGAACTTAAAAATCAGTATTTCCCACAGATTGCTTTCCATCCGGGTGAGACTTTAGCTGAAAAGCTGGAAGAACTTAAGATGAGTAACAAAGAATTTGCCATTCGAACCGGTAAACCTGAAAAAACTATTACAGCTATTATCAATGGTGAGAGTTCGGTTACTCCGGATATGGCAGTCATTTTCGAAAATGTACTTAAGATACCCGCTCATTTTTGGATGGCCAAACAACGGCATTTTGATGAATTCAAAGCCCGTGAAAAAAGAAATGAGCTTCTAAAAGACAGTTTTTCGTGGATGAGAAAATTTCCCGTAAACGAGATGATAAAAAAAGGATGGTTCCCCGAGGTCAAAACTACAGAGGGTAAAACAGCCGCCCTGCTTAATTTTTTTGCGGTTTCATCGAAATCTGCGTGGGAAAACTACTATCTGAATCAAGAACTCAAAATTGCATTTAGAATTTCGCTTTCTCATTCGAAGGAACCATACGCTATTTCAGCCTGGTTACGAAAAGGAGAGATAGAAGCAGAAAAGTTGCCATCATTCGAGTTTTCATCAGGAAAATTGAAATCAACACTCCCGGAATTAAAAAAACTAATGGCAGATCACCCCGACGACTTTTTCGATAAATTAAGAGAGTTGTTACTCTCCTCAGGTGTTAAACTGGTCTGCACTCCTTGTTTGCCAAAAGCTCCGATAAATGGTGCGACCCGATGGTTGGCTGGAGATACTCCATTAATTCAAATATCGGGCAGGTATAAAAGAAATGATATTTTTTGGTTTACGATTTTCCATGAAATTGGACATATTCTGCTCC
This Bacteroidota bacterium DNA region includes the following protein-coding sequences:
- a CDS encoding type II toxin-antitoxin system RelE/ParE family toxin — encoded protein: MEILFSSTKLQKLANDHKKCQKELGAVGAKRFNMRMLDLRDAISLEDLRNAPGRFHELKGNRKGQWSCDLDHPYRLIFEPVEKPIPTVESGAYIWAQIKKIKIIEIVDYHD
- a CDS encoding HigA family addiction module antidote protein, whose translation is MTKELKNQYFPQIAFHPGETLAEKLEELKMSNKEFAIRTGKPEKTITAIINGESSVTPDMAVIFENVLKIPAHFWMAKQRHFDEFKAREKRNELLKDSFSWMRKFPVNEMIKKGWFPEVKTTEGKTAALLNFFAVSSKSAWENYYLNQELKIAFRISLSHSKEPYAISAWLRKGEIEAEKLPSFEFSSGKLKSTLPELKKLMADHPDDFFDKLRELLLSSGVKLVCTPCLPKAPINGATRWLAGDTPLIQISGRYKRNDIFWFTIFHEIGHILLHGKKDIFLENTDFQDKEKEEEADNFAIKWTLTKEQEKEVLADLPLTTGKICEYAVKFGTHPAIIVGRLQHEGFINHNVGANLIVPIHIGQI